A genome region from Microbacterium profundi includes the following:
- a CDS encoding helix-turn-helix domain-containing protein, producing the protein MRYSTLRAICDALDCEVGELLVLT; encoded by the coding sequence ATCCGATACTCCACGCTGCGCGCGATCTGCGATGCGCTCGACTGCGAGGTGGGCGAGTTGCTCGTGCTGACGTAG
- a CDS encoding cytochrome ubiquinol oxidase subunit I, with translation MEWLDPLVLSRWQFGLTTIYHYLFVPLTIGMAVSAAIFQTAWVRSGKIHYLHLTRFFGKIFLINFAMGVVTGIVQEFQFGMNWSDYSRFVGDVFGAPLAFEGLLAFFFEATFIGLWIFGWDKLPQKLHLATIWCVSIGSVLSAYFIIAANSFMQNPVGYEYNPVTNRAELVDIWALLTNPVALAAFPHTIFGAFMFAAGVIISVSAWHLMRGQHTDTMRISLKFGLWGMLVATAGVALTGDQLGLAMYDAQPMKMAAAEATFDTVCGADASFSLFTLGTPDGSSELFSIRVPYLLSLLSTQTLDACIDGINDLNAQYAVQYADLGIDNFTPVLWITYWAFRWMIGLGMLHAFIALVGLWVTRKGAKKPPAKWMWKLAIWSYPLALLANIVGWVFTEMGRQPWIVFGLMSTRDGVSPGTSGLEVLISLIAFTAIYATLAVVEVRLIIRAAQKGPDTTETHDEAAPAPSAVY, from the coding sequence ATGGAGTGGCTTGATCCACTGGTTCTATCCCGATGGCAGTTCGGTCTGACGACGATCTACCACTACCTGTTCGTGCCCCTCACGATCGGTATGGCCGTCTCGGCCGCGATCTTCCAGACTGCGTGGGTGCGCAGCGGCAAGATCCACTATCTGCACCTGACGCGGTTCTTCGGGAAGATCTTCCTGATCAACTTCGCGATGGGCGTCGTCACGGGGATCGTGCAGGAGTTCCAGTTCGGCATGAACTGGTCTGACTACTCGCGCTTCGTCGGCGACGTCTTCGGCGCCCCGCTCGCGTTCGAAGGACTGCTGGCCTTCTTCTTCGAGGCCACGTTCATCGGTCTGTGGATCTTCGGCTGGGACAAGCTGCCGCAGAAGCTGCACCTGGCCACCATCTGGTGCGTCTCGATCGGCAGCGTCCTGTCGGCGTACTTCATCATCGCAGCCAACTCGTTCATGCAGAACCCGGTCGGCTATGAGTACAACCCGGTGACGAACCGCGCCGAGCTCGTCGACATCTGGGCGCTGCTGACGAACCCGGTCGCCCTCGCGGCGTTCCCGCACACGATCTTCGGCGCGTTCATGTTCGCCGCCGGTGTCATCATCTCGGTGTCGGCGTGGCACCTCATGCGCGGTCAGCACACCGACACGATGCGCATCTCGCTGAAGTTCGGTCTGTGGGGCATGCTCGTGGCCACCGCAGGCGTCGCGCTCACCGGCGACCAACTCGGGCTCGCGATGTACGACGCGCAGCCCATGAAGATGGCAGCGGCCGAGGCCACCTTCGACACGGTCTGCGGGGCCGACGCCTCGTTCAGCCTGTTCACGCTCGGCACGCCTGACGGCAGCTCGGAGCTGTTCTCGATCCGCGTGCCCTACCTGCTGTCGCTGTTGTCGACGCAGACGCTCGACGCCTGCATCGACGGCATCAACGACCTCAACGCCCAGTACGCCGTGCAGTATGCAGACCTCGGCATCGACAACTTCACCCCTGTGCTGTGGATCACGTACTGGGCGTTCCGCTGGATGATCGGTCTCGGCATGCTGCACGCGTTCATCGCGCTGGTCGGCCTGTGGGTCACGCGCAAGGGCGCCAAGAAGCCTCCGGCGAAGTGGATGTGGAAGCTTGCGATCTGGTCGTACCCGCTCGCCCTGCTCGCGAACATCGTCGGCTGGGTCTTCACCGAGATGGGACGCCAGCCCTGGATCGTGTTCGGGTTGATGAGCACGCGCGACGGCGTCTCGCCAGGCACGTCGGGGCTCGAGGTGCTGATCTCACTGATCGCGTTCACAGCGATCTACGCCACGCTCGCTGTCGTCGAGGTGCGCCTGATCATCCGCGCGGCCCAGAAGGGGCCGGACACCACCGAGACCCATGACGAGGCGGCACCCGCGCCGTCGGCCGTGTACTGA
- the radA gene encoding DNA repair protein RadA, with product MATRRPAPAAFVCTECGWTTSKWVGRCGECQQWGTVQEQAAKTGILRQMTPLAPGADRAARPITQISTVDTPRRSSGVGEFDRVLGGGIVPGAAILLSGEPGVGKSTLLLEVAAQAARGGRRVLYASAEESQAQVRLRAERTGALHDELYLASETDLATILGHIDEVKPQLVIIDSVQTVSSSLSDGAAGQPSQVREVAATLIRVAKERSLPIIIVGHVTKDGQVAGPRILEHLVDVVCHFEGDRQTALRFIRALKNRFGPTDEVGCFEMTGDGIAEVPDPSGLFLGHGSTEPGTCVAISMEGRRALPVEVQALTVESTAPNPRRVVSGLDSARVAMVLAILEKRGRIPTGKLDVYVSTVGGVRFTEPAADLAIAIAVAGAIQQFSVPRTVAAVGELSLAGEVRAVTQAAQRRSEAKRLGYDQVFDERSKSLDAALNDVKSRSRSSHPAKRQREVDAPPF from the coding sequence ATGGCAACCCGTCGTCCCGCCCCTGCAGCTTTCGTGTGCACCGAGTGCGGGTGGACCACGTCGAAGTGGGTCGGTCGCTGCGGCGAGTGCCAGCAATGGGGCACCGTGCAGGAACAGGCGGCGAAGACCGGCATCCTTCGTCAGATGACGCCGCTCGCGCCTGGAGCGGATCGCGCTGCGCGCCCCATCACCCAGATCAGCACGGTCGACACGCCTCGTCGTTCGAGCGGCGTCGGAGAGTTCGACCGCGTTCTCGGCGGCGGCATCGTTCCTGGAGCGGCGATCCTGCTCAGCGGAGAACCAGGCGTCGGCAAGTCCACTTTGCTGCTCGAGGTCGCGGCCCAGGCTGCGCGCGGCGGTCGGCGCGTGCTGTACGCGAGCGCAGAGGAGTCCCAGGCGCAGGTGCGGCTGCGCGCCGAACGCACCGGTGCGCTGCACGACGAGCTGTATCTCGCGAGCGAGACCGACCTCGCCACGATCCTCGGCCACATCGACGAGGTGAAGCCGCAGCTCGTGATCATCGACTCGGTGCAGACCGTGTCATCGTCCCTGTCCGACGGAGCGGCCGGCCAGCCCAGTCAGGTGCGCGAGGTCGCGGCGACGCTCATCCGGGTGGCGAAGGAGCGGAGCCTTCCGATCATCATCGTCGGCCACGTCACGAAAGACGGGCAGGTCGCCGGCCCGCGCATCCTCGAGCACCTCGTCGACGTCGTCTGCCACTTCGAGGGAGATCGTCAGACCGCGCTGCGGTTCATCCGCGCGCTCAAGAACCGGTTCGGCCCCACCGATGAGGTGGGGTGCTTCGAGATGACCGGCGACGGGATCGCAGAGGTGCCAGACCCGAGCGGGCTGTTCCTCGGCCACGGTTCGACCGAACCCGGCACGTGCGTCGCGATCTCGATGGAGGGCCGGCGCGCCCTGCCCGTCGAGGTGCAGGCGCTCACGGTCGAGTCCACCGCACCGAATCCCCGTCGCGTGGTGTCAGGACTGGATTCGGCGCGTGTGGCGATGGTGCTGGCGATCCTCGAGAAGCGCGGTCGCATCCCCACCGGAAAGCTCGACGTCTACGTGTCCACGGTCGGCGGCGTGCGGTTCACCGAACCTGCAGCAGACCTGGCCATCGCGATCGCAGTGGCGGGGGCGATCCAGCAGTTCTCCGTGCCGCGCACGGTCGCCGCGGTCGGTGAGCTCAGCCTCGCCGGCGAGGTGCGCGCAGTGACCCAGGCCGCGCAGCGGCGCTCCGAGGCGAAGAGGCTCGGATACGACCAGGTGTTCGATGAGCGGTCGAAATCACTGGATGCTGCGCTGAACGACGTGAAGTCGCGCAGTCGGTCGTCGCATCCTGCGAAGCGGCAGCGCGAGGTCGACGCTCCGCCGTTCTGA
- a CDS encoding ATP-dependent Clp protease ATP-binding subunit, with the protein MFERFTDRARRVVVLAQEEAKMLNHNYIGTEHILLGLIHEGEGVAAKALESLGISLDAVREQVQDIIGQGQQQPTGHIPFTPRAKKVLELSLREALQLGHNYIGTEHILLGLIREGEGVAAQVLVKLGADLNKVRQQVIQLLSGAPGREPAAVGATTNDSQQAAQGGSAVLDQFGRNLTQAARDNKLDPVIGREKEIERVMQILSRRSKNNPVLIGEPGVGKTAVVEGLAQAIVKGDVPETLKDKQLYSLDLGSLIAGSRYRGDFEERLKKVTKEIRTRGDIIVFIDEIHTLVGAGAAEGAIDAASILKPLLARGELQTIGATTLDEYRKHFEKDAALERRFQSIQVAEPSLPHTINILKGLRDRYEAHHKVQITDGAIVAASNLADRYVADRFLPDKAIDLIDEAGARLRLSILSSPPELREFDDKIAAVREQKEAASEEQDFEKAASLRDEEKSLLAERLRLEKQWRSGDVATAAVVDEGLIAEVLAQATGIPVFKLTEEESSRLVFMEKALHQRVVGQEEAIAALSRTIRRQRAGLKDPKRPSGSFIFAGPTGVGKTELAKALAEFLFDDEGALISLDMSEFGEKHTVSRLFGAPPGFVGFEEGGQLTEKVRRKPFSVVLFDEIEKAHPDIFNSLLQILEEGRLTDGQGRVVDFKNTVIIMTTNLGSSAIAGGPVGFQIEGNAQTSYERMKGKVDEELKRHFKPEFLNRVDDVIVFPQLSKPELVQIVDLFVKRLSDRLLDRDMTVELSQSAKERLIEIGFDPALGARPLRRAMQREIEDQLSEKILHGELNSGDHVKVDAADGKFQFETGPRGEKVSVGINTGGAITSSPDLAAASGE; encoded by the coding sequence ATGTTCGAGAGATTCACCGACCGTGCCCGTCGTGTCGTCGTCCTCGCCCAAGAAGAGGCGAAGATGCTCAACCACAACTACATCGGCACCGAGCACATCCTGCTCGGCCTCATCCACGAGGGCGAAGGCGTCGCAGCCAAGGCCCTCGAGAGCCTCGGCATCTCCCTCGACGCCGTGCGCGAGCAGGTGCAGGACATCATCGGCCAGGGTCAGCAGCAGCCGACCGGCCACATCCCGTTCACGCCGCGCGCCAAGAAGGTGCTCGAGCTGAGCCTGCGCGAAGCGCTGCAGCTCGGCCACAACTACATCGGCACCGAGCACATCCTGCTCGGCCTCATCCGCGAGGGCGAAGGCGTCGCCGCTCAGGTGCTCGTCAAGCTCGGCGCAGACCTCAACAAGGTGCGCCAGCAGGTCATCCAGCTGCTCTCCGGCGCTCCGGGCCGCGAGCCCGCAGCTGTCGGCGCGACCACGAACGACAGCCAGCAGGCCGCCCAGGGCGGATCTGCCGTGCTCGACCAGTTCGGCCGCAACCTCACTCAGGCTGCCCGCGACAACAAGCTCGACCCGGTGATCGGGCGCGAGAAGGAGATCGAGCGGGTCATGCAGATCCTCTCCCGCCGCTCCAAGAACAACCCCGTGCTGATCGGTGAGCCGGGCGTCGGAAAGACCGCCGTCGTCGAAGGTCTCGCCCAGGCGATCGTCAAGGGCGACGTCCCAGAGACTCTGAAGGACAAGCAGCTCTACTCGCTCGATCTCGGCTCGCTCATCGCCGGATCCCGCTACCGCGGTGACTTCGAAGAACGCCTGAAGAAGGTCACCAAGGAGATCCGCACACGCGGCGACATCATCGTCTTCATCGACGAGATCCACACCCTCGTGGGTGCGGGTGCTGCCGAGGGCGCGATCGACGCGGCCAGCATCCTGAAGCCGCTCCTCGCCCGTGGCGAGCTGCAGACGATCGGCGCCACCACGCTCGACGAGTACCGCAAGCACTTCGAGAAGGATGCTGCGCTCGAGCGCCGCTTCCAGTCGATCCAGGTCGCCGAGCCGAGCCTGCCCCACACGATCAACATCCTCAAGGGGCTGCGCGACCGCTACGAAGCGCACCACAAGGTGCAGATCACCGACGGCGCGATCGTCGCAGCATCCAACCTCGCCGACCGCTACGTCGCCGACCGCTTCCTGCCGGACAAGGCCATCGACCTGATCGACGAGGCCGGCGCCCGCCTTCGTCTGAGCATCCTGTCCAGCCCGCCCGAGCTGCGCGAATTCGACGACAAGATCGCCGCCGTTCGCGAGCAGAAGGAAGCGGCATCCGAGGAGCAGGACTTCGAGAAGGCCGCATCGCTGCGCGACGAGGAGAAGAGTCTCCTCGCCGAGCGCCTGCGCCTCGAGAAGCAGTGGCGCTCCGGCGACGTCGCGACCGCAGCAGTGGTCGACGAGGGTCTGATCGCCGAGGTGCTCGCACAGGCCACCGGCATCCCGGTGTTCAAGCTGACGGAAGAAGAGTCCAGTCGACTCGTCTTCATGGAGAAGGCGCTGCACCAGCGCGTCGTCGGGCAGGAAGAGGCCATCGCGGCGCTCTCCCGCACGATCCGTCGCCAGCGCGCAGGCCTCAAGGACCCCAAGCGCCCCTCCGGCTCGTTCATCTTCGCCGGCCCGACCGGTGTCGGAAAGACCGAGCTCGCCAAGGCGCTCGCCGAGTTCCTGTTCGATGACGAGGGCGCACTGATCTCGCTCGACATGAGCGAGTTCGGCGAGAAGCACACCGTCTCGCGGCTGTTCGGTGCCCCTCCTGGGTTCGTCGGCTTCGAAGAGGGCGGCCAGCTCACCGAGAAGGTGCGCCGCAAGCCGTTCAGTGTCGTGCTGTTCGACGAGATCGAGAAGGCGCACCCCGACATCTTCAACTCGCTGCTGCAGATCCTCGAAGAGGGCCGGCTCACCGACGGCCAGGGTCGCGTGGTGGACTTCAAGAACACGGTCATCATCATGACGACTAACCTCGGATCGTCCGCGATCGCCGGCGGCCCGGTGGGCTTCCAGATCGAGGGCAACGCGCAGACGAGCTACGAGCGGATGAAGGGCAAGGTCGACGAAGAGCTCAAGCGGCACTTCAAGCCCGAGTTCCTCAACCGTGTCGACGACGTCATCGTCTTCCCGCAGCTGTCCAAGCCCGAGCTCGTGCAGATCGTCGATCTGTTCGTCAAGCGCCTCAGCGACCGCCTGCTCGACCGCGATATGACAGTGGAGCTGTCGCAGTCGGCCAAGGAGCGCCTCATCGAGATCGGCTTCGACCCGGCACTCGGTGCTCGCCCGCTGCGTCGTGCGATGCAGCGTGAGATTGAGGACCAGCTGTCGGAGAAGATCCTGCACGGTGAGCTGAACTCCGGCGACCACGTGAAGGTGGACGCTGCGGACGGCAAGTTCCAGTTCGAGACCGGCCCTCGTGGTGAGAAGGTCTCGGTCGGCATCAACACCGGCGGCGCGATCACCTCGAGCCCCGACCTGGCGGCCGCCTCGGGCGAGTGA
- a CDS encoding HNH endonuclease signature motif containing protein, with protein sequence MANFTEIAELIPTLRGHLSDDSCADDVLAAIGRMTDAEVVAILEEVVHGAKLFEQIKLSAIGVGAARSARERGHSGLAQSRGHRSMVELVRHITGSTRGDAAREVRVGAALLEHGPEVEDEWGADGAGSEGAGDAGAEDSGNCDSDRDGAAGGGTDGSTGAGDAPGADQNGAGDSQADGFDWGTGAGEPRGGSADSRSPKPAAPWHEPLHVALRTQVITASQFDAIRGGLGEPPATAAGDPTAARQAREAWTCAAEHLIDEASQRTVEELRSAARALRDQLDPEGAEARFLAQYEARSFRIYRDAEGRKRGSVVFDEESGAFVEAFINAAMRPRRGGPRFVDSEEKAKAAELVDDQRTNDQLTFDLIMDVLRAGVLADAASVFGTRQAGVRLVQAVAADGSRAPIVHTEDGLVTMPASIGDQRMCESGFVPVTVDSCGNPLDVGREQRLFTPKQRISLAIRDGGCRWQGCDRPASYCEAHHIDEWAKDHGRTDIDRGILLCRYHHMTLHNGGWWITRDGKGDFVLHHPGGEEFVLKPRLVLAYTYAQAWPGFGADPPPKRFRPAAA encoded by the coding sequence ATGGCAAATTTCACCGAGATCGCGGAGCTGATCCCCACCCTGCGTGGGCACCTCTCCGACGACTCGTGTGCCGATGATGTGCTCGCCGCGATCGGCCGGATGACGGATGCTGAGGTCGTCGCCATTCTCGAAGAAGTGGTGCACGGCGCAAAGCTGTTCGAGCAGATCAAGCTCAGCGCCATCGGCGTCGGGGCTGCTCGGTCCGCCCGAGAGCGCGGACATTCCGGGCTTGCGCAATCACGCGGACACCGTTCCATGGTCGAGCTCGTACGACACATCACCGGTTCCACCAGGGGTGACGCCGCTCGCGAGGTGCGCGTGGGAGCCGCGCTGCTCGAGCACGGGCCGGAAGTAGAGGACGAGTGGGGTGCCGACGGAGCGGGGTCGGAGGGTGCTGGGGATGCTGGGGCAGAAGACTCAGGCAATTGCGATTCCGACCGCGACGGAGCCGCCGGTGGCGGTACTGATGGTTCGACCGGCGCGGGCGACGCGCCTGGAGCAGATCAAAATGGTGCGGGCGATTCTCAGGCCGACGGTTTCGATTGGGGGACCGGCGCAGGAGAGCCACGAGGCGGCTCGGCCGACTCGCGATCCCCGAAGCCTGCCGCGCCGTGGCATGAACCGCTGCACGTCGCACTGCGTACCCAGGTGATCACCGCGTCACAGTTCGACGCGATCCGCGGCGGGCTCGGCGAACCGCCGGCGACTGCTGCCGGTGATCCGACAGCCGCCAGGCAAGCGCGTGAGGCATGGACTTGCGCCGCAGAGCACCTCATCGACGAAGCGAGCCAGCGCACGGTGGAAGAACTCCGCAGCGCCGCGCGTGCGCTGCGCGATCAGCTTGACCCCGAGGGAGCGGAAGCACGCTTCCTGGCGCAGTACGAGGCGCGCTCTTTCCGCATCTACCGTGACGCCGAGGGCCGCAAGCGCGGCAGCGTTGTGTTCGACGAGGAGAGCGGCGCATTCGTCGAGGCGTTCATCAATGCCGCGATGCGTCCGCGCCGTGGAGGACCGCGCTTCGTCGACTCCGAGGAGAAGGCCAAAGCGGCTGAACTCGTCGACGACCAGCGCACGAACGATCAGCTGACGTTCGACCTGATCATGGACGTGCTCCGTGCCGGGGTGCTCGCCGACGCCGCAAGCGTCTTCGGCACGCGCCAGGCTGGAGTGCGACTCGTGCAGGCCGTCGCCGCCGACGGAAGCCGCGCCCCGATCGTGCACACTGAAGACGGCTTGGTCACCATGCCGGCCTCGATCGGCGATCAGCGCATGTGCGAGAGCGGATTCGTGCCGGTCACCGTCGATTCGTGCGGGAACCCGCTCGATGTCGGCCGTGAGCAGCGCCTGTTCACGCCCAAACAGCGCATCTCGCTGGCGATTCGAGACGGCGGATGCCGGTGGCAAGGGTGCGATCGACCCGCCTCCTACTGCGAAGCCCATCACATCGACGAATGGGCCAAGGATCACGGGCGGACTGACATCGATCGTGGCATTCTGCTGTGCCGATATCACCACATGACTCTGCACAACGGCGGATGGTGGATCACCCGAGACGGCAAGGGCGACTTCGTGTTGCACCATCCGGGTGGAGAAGAATTCGTGCTCAAGCCGAGGTTGGTCCTTGCATACACGTACGCCCAAGCGTGGCCGGGTTTCGGCGCCGACCCGCCACCGAAACGGTTCCGCCCGGCGGCGGCGTGA
- a CDS encoding amino-acid N-acetyltransferase: MSEYTVRPARSADILGIHRLLEPLVDRRILLGKDLAVLYGAVQEFVVAERDGELIGCGALHVMWEDLGEVRTLIVREDWLHHGVGRALVEGLEERAVALGLQRLFCLTFEVDFFTRRGFSQIGEQVVDPDVYSQLLRSPDEGVAEFLDLAHVKPNTLGNTRMLKNL; the protein is encoded by the coding sequence GTGAGCGAGTACACCGTCCGGCCGGCGCGCAGTGCCGACATCCTCGGCATCCATCGACTGCTGGAGCCGCTGGTCGATCGACGCATCCTCCTCGGCAAGGACCTCGCCGTGCTCTATGGCGCTGTGCAGGAGTTCGTCGTCGCCGAGCGCGACGGTGAACTCATCGGATGCGGTGCGCTGCACGTCATGTGGGAGGACCTCGGCGAGGTGCGCACCCTGATCGTGCGCGAGGACTGGCTGCACCACGGCGTCGGTCGTGCACTGGTCGAGGGGCTCGAGGAGCGCGCGGTCGCGCTGGGACTGCAGCGACTGTTCTGCCTCACTTTCGAAGTCGACTTCTTCACCCGTCGCGGGTTCTCGCAGATCGGCGAACAGGTCGTAGACCCCGACGTCTACTCCCAGCTGCTGCGCAGCCCGGACGAGGGTGTCGCAGAGTTCCTCGATCTCGCCCACGTGAAGCCGAACACGCTCGGCAACACGCGCATGCTGAAGAACCTGTGA
- the cydB gene encoding cytochrome d ubiquinol oxidase subunit II encodes MDLATLWFGIIAFLFVGYFVLDGFDFGVGMSLPFLGGFGKRADDVTRRQIINTIGPVWDLNETWLIVAGACLFASFPEWYASLFSGFYLPLLLILLTLIMRGVSFEYRHQRDGLKWKQGFDRMIMIGSAVPAFLWGVAFANIVQGVALDERRVYIGTVFDLLNPYALLGGLVTLLLFFTHGVTFIALKTDGQLRTDARRLAFRAGIVTLVVAAVFLVWTVTAHFSLAVLVLAALAAVSLVLSIVSNLRGREGWAFGFGAATTLFAVVMLFAALFPNVMPSTIDPAYSLTIANASSSQYTLTIMSWTALVALPLVLLYQGWTYWVFRKRVTRASIEGAASEGEAAHA; translated from the coding sequence ATGGATCTCGCCACACTCTGGTTCGGCATCATCGCCTTCCTCTTCGTCGGCTACTTCGTGCTCGACGGCTTCGACTTCGGCGTCGGCATGTCGCTGCCGTTCCTCGGCGGTTTCGGAAAACGCGCCGACGACGTGACGCGCCGGCAGATCATCAACACCATCGGCCCGGTCTGGGACCTCAACGAGACCTGGCTGATCGTCGCCGGCGCCTGCCTGTTCGCCTCGTTCCCCGAATGGTACGCCTCGCTGTTCAGCGGCTTCTACCTGCCGCTGCTGCTCATCCTGCTCACCCTCATCATGCGCGGCGTCTCGTTCGAGTACCGCCACCAGCGCGACGGGCTGAAGTGGAAGCAGGGCTTCGACCGCATGATCATGATCGGCTCGGCCGTCCCGGCGTTCCTCTGGGGCGTCGCGTTCGCGAACATCGTGCAGGGCGTCGCTCTCGACGAGCGGCGTGTGTACATCGGGACGGTGTTCGACCTGCTGAACCCGTACGCCCTGCTCGGCGGCCTCGTGACGCTGCTGCTGTTCTTCACGCACGGTGTCACGTTCATAGCTCTCAAGACCGACGGTCAGCTGCGTACGGATGCCAGGCGACTCGCCTTCCGCGCAGGTATCGTGACGCTCGTCGTCGCGGCGGTGTTCCTGGTGTGGACGGTGACCGCGCACTTCTCGCTTGCGGTGCTGGTGCTGGCCGCGCTCGCCGCGGTGTCGCTGGTGCTGTCGATCGTGTCGAACCTGCGCGGCCGCGAGGGCTGGGCGTTCGGATTCGGTGCGGCCACCACGCTGTTCGCCGTCGTGATGCTGTTCGCGGCGCTGTTCCCGAACGTGATGCCGTCGACGATCGACCCCGCATACAGCCTCACGATCGCGAACGCGTCGAGCAGCCAGTACACGCTCACGATCATGAGCTGGACGGCTCTGGTCGCCCTGCCCCTGGTGCTGCTGTACCAGGGCTGGACATACTGGGTGTTCCGCAAGCGCGTCACTCGCGCATCGATCGAGGGGGCTGCGTCTGAAGGGGAGGCGGCGCACGCGTGA